A window from Desulfotignum phosphitoxidans DSM 13687 encodes these proteins:
- the rdgC gene encoding recombination-associated protein RdgC yields the protein MGFLSATLSMSRYHILDTFDTEPMEQVRNGLIQHAIPKTENEYEEISAGWTPFESPYLPDFDQFSFIFGSYFLFSLRIDKKSIPAKLVHKQMAIEIEKKKADSGRDFISKNEKSEIKETIMDVLMHKMPSIPNVYDVLWDYEAKTLFLLTTQKAANEFFETLFFKSFHLKPVRLFPYTLVETKSAFSSTQKDRILTLTPLHFSR from the coding sequence ATGGGATTTTTATCTGCCACCTTATCCATGAGCCGGTATCATATTTTAGATACATTTGACACCGAACCCATGGAACAGGTTCGCAACGGACTGATTCAGCACGCAATCCCGAAAACGGAGAATGAATATGAAGAAATCTCCGCTGGATGGACCCCTTTTGAAAGTCCGTATCTGCCTGATTTTGATCAATTTTCATTTATTTTTGGCAGCTATTTTCTTTTTTCGCTGCGCATTGACAAAAAATCGATCCCAGCCAAACTGGTGCACAAACAGATGGCCATTGAAATCGAGAAAAAAAAAGCGGATTCCGGCCGAGATTTCATCTCCAAAAATGAAAAATCGGAGATCAAGGAAACGATCATGGATGTGCTGATGCACAAAATGCCGTCCATTCCCAATGTGTACGATGTGCTGTGGGATTATGAAGCAAAGACCCTGTTTTTGCTCACCACCCAGAAGGCAGCCAACGAGTTTTTTGAAACCCTTTTTTTCAAATCCTTTCATCTGAAACCGGTCCGGTTGTTTCCTTATACCCTGGTTGAAACAAAATCAGCGTTTTCTTCGACACAAAAAGACCGCATCCTGACTTTAACCCCATTACACTTTTCGAGGTGA
- the dnaN gene encoding DNA polymerase III subunit beta: MRFSFDKKEVLEILSKIQGITGRKTNLSITSDVLIKAMGDQIILTANDLETVFIGTYDAVVEKEGIISISAKKFFEIVREYPDNTIPVNEVENRWVEIGKGDSLFHIVSSDYENFPETPVIENVDFIEINAKDLRKMLESAAVISYAGDEKRTYVLGALIEKIEKNDVLHLRMVSTDSRRLNCFDAKYTGDLVLPNEPVIIPKKGLSELHKFIDNTSESIRVGIKANHFVFQRANESIMIKLLSGEYPNYPPIIQTDTMTGMEVDRNMFYTLMKRVSILTSDDYKSVILNFKENELTVTITNPEIGESKERMMIGYSGDEIKSAFNPRYFMDALNLFDQATVVVYIKEAKTPCIIKAMDDDNLICAIMAMHIS, encoded by the coding sequence ATGAGATTTTCATTTGATAAAAAAGAAGTCTTGGAAATTCTTTCTAAAATCCAGGGCATCACCGGTAGAAAAACCAACTTATCCATCACCTCGGATGTACTGATCAAAGCCATGGGAGACCAGATCATTCTCACTGCCAATGATCTGGAAACCGTGTTTATCGGTACTTATGACGCGGTTGTTGAAAAAGAAGGCATTATTTCCATCAGCGCCAAAAAATTCTTTGAAATCGTCAGAGAATATCCGGACAATACCATTCCGGTCAATGAAGTGGAAAACAGATGGGTGGAAATCGGCAAAGGAGACAGCCTGTTTCATATCGTTTCATCGGATTATGAAAATTTTCCGGAAACACCGGTCATTGAAAATGTGGATTTCATTGAAATCAATGCAAAAGATTTAAGGAAAATGCTGGAATCCGCTGCCGTGATCTCTTATGCAGGAGATGAAAAACGCACCTATGTGCTAGGGGCGTTGATTGAAAAAATTGAAAAAAACGATGTCCTGCACTTAAGAATGGTATCCACCGACTCCCGGCGTCTCAACTGTTTTGATGCCAAATACACCGGGGATCTGGTGTTGCCGAACGAGCCCGTGATCATTCCCAAAAAAGGGCTGAGCGAACTGCACAAATTTATAGACAACACCTCGGAATCCATCCGGGTGGGAATCAAAGCCAATCATTTTGTGTTTCAGCGGGCCAATGAATCCATCATGATCAAACTGCTCAGCGGAGAATATCCCAATTACCCGCCCATCATCCAGACCGATACCATGACCGGCATGGAAGTGGACCGCAACATGTTTTACACACTCATGAAACGGGTTTCCATTCTCACTTCCGATGATTACAAGAGCGTGATTCTGAATTTTAAAGAAAACGAACTCACGGTTACCATCACCAACCCGGAGATCGGGGAATCCAAAGAACGCATGATGATCGGGTATTCAGGAGACGAGATAAAAAGTGCTTTCAACCCTCGATATTTCATGGATGCTTTGAACCTGTTCGACCAGGCCACCGTGGTGGTCTACATAAAAGAAGCAAAAACGCCGTGCATCATCAAAGCCATGGATGATGACAATCTTATCTGTGCCATCATGGCAATGCATATCTCATGA
- the gyrB gene encoding DNA topoisomerase (ATP-hydrolyzing) subunit B, giving the protein MKEDNVTKEYNAGSIKILEGLEAVRKRPSMYIGNVDMEGLHHLVYEVVDNSIDEAMAGHCDTINVTIHPDMSVSVEDNGRGIPIEIHDTEHVPACEVVMTKLHAGGKFDKDSYKVSGGLHGVGISVVNALSSHLEMEVYKKGKIYHQVYSRGHKVTELTVKGDTVKKGTKIRFTPDFTVMNENEFDYEILSRRMRELAFLNKGVRIIIEDERSAQKDDFFYEGGIVSFVEYLNRSCTPLHDPIHIEGDKKDVQVEVAIQYNDTFKEKLYSYANNIRTIEGGFHVSGFKAAMTRTVNAYIAGAKNLPKNMQNIKLSGDDMREGLAVIISVKIMEPQFEGQTKTKLGNNEVKGIVESLLNEKLAWFLEENPTVARQIISKAVDAARARDAAKRARELARKKGTLMDSTLPGKLAECQFADPAERELFLVEGDSAGGSAKQGRDRRFQAILPLKGKILNVEKARFDKILRSDEIKNIITVLGTGAGKEEYDVEKIRYHKVVIMTDADVDGSHIRTLLLTFFYRQMPEMIAKGYLYIAQPPLFRVGSRKSGLYLKNEEEYSLYLIQRIASQKDLYIDNQTDPIPEEKFQQFMQNMTWYFNAVSLLRKRDFDTKMLLNVIHHGVRDKFFLEKRSNFEALSQDLKNSGYQPQDIEYDPERKIYEMDIYDKEGKQFLLRVGREILATSDYKQMLKSYERIAEFNQPPFAVMSKQEDAKIRNEFATIDELYAFLMAEAKKGIAIQRYKGLGEMNAEQLWETTMNPEKRMMLQVNIDDAEKADEIFTLLMGEEVEPRRNFIQKHALEVTSLDY; this is encoded by the coding sequence ATGAAAGAAGACAACGTGACAAAAGAATACAACGCAGGCAGCATCAAGATTCTGGAAGGACTGGAAGCAGTCAGAAAACGGCCGTCCATGTATATCGGCAATGTGGACATGGAAGGACTCCATCACCTGGTGTACGAGGTGGTGGACAACAGTATCGATGAGGCCATGGCTGGCCATTGCGACACCATCAATGTCACCATTCATCCGGACATGAGCGTGAGTGTGGAGGACAACGGCCGGGGGATTCCCATTGAGATACATGATACCGAGCATGTGCCGGCCTGTGAAGTGGTCATGACCAAACTGCATGCCGGCGGCAAGTTTGACAAGGATTCCTACAAAGTGTCCGGCGGACTTCACGGCGTGGGAATTTCCGTGGTCAACGCTCTGTCCAGCCACCTGGAAATGGAAGTCTATAAAAAGGGAAAGATCTATCACCAGGTGTATTCCCGGGGGCACAAGGTCACGGAGTTGACCGTCAAGGGAGATACCGTGAAAAAAGGAACAAAAATCCGATTTACGCCGGATTTCACGGTCATGAACGAAAATGAATTTGATTATGAAATTCTGTCCCGGCGCATGCGGGAGCTGGCCTTTCTGAACAAGGGGGTCCGGATCATTATCGAAGACGAGCGGTCCGCCCAGAAAGATGATTTTTTCTACGAAGGCGGGATTGTGTCGTTTGTGGAATATCTGAACCGCTCCTGTACGCCTTTGCATGATCCCATCCACATCGAGGGGGACAAAAAAGATGTGCAGGTGGAAGTGGCCATCCAGTACAATGACACATTCAAGGAAAAACTGTATTCCTATGCCAACAACATCCGCACCATCGAGGGCGGATTCCATGTGTCCGGGTTCAAGGCGGCCATGACCCGCACGGTGAATGCGTATATCGCCGGGGCTAAAAATCTGCCCAAAAACATGCAGAATATCAAGCTGTCCGGCGATGACATGAGAGAAGGCCTGGCCGTGATCATTTCCGTGAAGATCATGGAGCCCCAGTTCGAAGGCCAGACCAAGACCAAACTGGGCAACAATGAAGTCAAGGGTATTGTGGAATCTTTGCTCAACGAAAAACTGGCCTGGTTTCTGGAAGAAAACCCCACCGTGGCCAGACAGATCATCTCCAAGGCCGTGGATGCGGCCAGGGCCAGGGATGCAGCCAAACGAGCCCGGGAACTGGCCAGAAAAAAAGGCACCCTGATGGATTCCACCCTGCCGGGCAAGCTGGCGGAATGTCAGTTTGCCGATCCTGCGGAAAGAGAACTGTTCCTGGTGGAGGGCGATTCTGCCGGCGGGTCGGCCAAACAGGGAAGAGACCGAAGGTTCCAGGCCATTCTGCCTTTGAAAGGCAAGATTCTGAATGTGGAAAAAGCCCGGTTTGACAAGATTCTGAGAAGTGACGAGATCAAAAACATCATCACCGTGCTGGGCACAGGGGCCGGCAAGGAAGAGTATGATGTGGAAAAAATCCGGTATCACAAGGTGGTGATCATGACGGACGCGGATGTGGACGGTTCTCATATCCGGACCCTGCTGCTCACCTTTTTTTACCGCCAGATGCCGGAAATGATCGCAAAAGGATATCTGTACATTGCCCAGCCGCCGTTGTTCCGGGTGGGTTCCCGAAAAAGCGGGCTGTATCTGAAAAACGAGGAAGAATACTCCTTGTATCTGATTCAGCGCATTGCCTCGCAAAAAGATCTGTATATCGACAATCAGACAGATCCGATTCCTGAAGAAAAATTCCAGCAGTTCATGCAGAATATGACCTGGTATTTCAATGCAGTGTCATTGCTTCGGAAGCGGGATTTTGACACCAAAATGCTGCTCAATGTGATTCATCACGGGGTCAGAGACAAATTTTTCCTGGAAAAGAGAAGCAATTTCGAGGCATTGTCCCAGGATTTGAAAAATTCCGGGTATCAGCCCCAAGACATTGAATATGACCCGGAGCGCAAAATCTATGAGATGGATATCTATGACAAGGAAGGCAAGCAGTTCCTGCTGAGGGTGGGCCGGGAGATACTGGCCACCTCCGACTACAAGCAGATGCTCAAAAGCTATGAAAGAATCGCCGAGTTCAACCAGCCGCCGTTTGCTGTGATGTCCAAACAGGAAGATGCCAAAATACGAAACGAATTTGCCACTATTGATGAATTGTACGCTTTTTTAATGGCGGAAGCCAAAAAAGGGATCGCTATTCAGCGGTACAAAGGTCTGGGGGAGATGAACGCGGAACAGCTCTGGGAAACCACCATGAATCCGGAAAAACGCATGATGCTCCAGGTGAATATCGACGATGCGGAAAAAGCGGACGAGATTTTCACCCTGCTCATGGGAGAAGAGGTGGAACCCCGCCGCAATTTCATTCAAAAGCACGCCCTGGAGGTGACGTCCCT